ATGTAGAAACCAGAGAAAAAAGTCATACTACTGAATCAGTCTTAGGCCTTAGCTCATCGCATAGCTAATGCTGATAGAAATAGTGAGGCCAGAGGTCCTTGAAGTTCCTAGCAAGAAACTTCCCCTGTATGATCAATTTAATTATGGATTGATTTTGGGAAGACCATCACGACTTTACTATAAATACAACTCTAAACTGTCTCttttctatcaaaaaaaaaaactgatttcgCATAGTTTCACAGAACCACTCCTAGTctccaaccctttccctttccttcTCTTTCTCTGGGTTTGGCAAAGCTTGTAAGAATGGCTGATGAAGTGATTCTGTTGGACCATGCATATAGTCCTCCTGCTGTCAGGGTCAGAATTGCATTGAAAGAAAAGGGCATAGCCTTCGAGTCCAAACAAGAAGATTTTTCGAATAAGAGTTCATTGCTCTTAGAAATGAACCCGGTGCATAAACAGATCCCTGTCCTAATTCACAACGGGAAGCCAATTTGTGAATCCCTCATCATTGTTGGATACATTGATGAAGTCTGGAATGAAAAATCTCCTTTGCTGCCAACTGATCCTCATGACCGAGCTCACTCAAAGTTCTGGGCTGATTATATAGACAAAAAGGTGAGAGCAACTGTCCAAATCATCATCTCAATTTTTAGTGTGTCCATATATCACTACTGTTCATATGGTTAACTAAATAAAGTGCGGTCCCTTGTATGTAATACCAGAACGAATTATATTAGTGCCAGCTTAATTTCTTGAACGACCACCCTAGATTATAATGCGATTTTACATGGAGGTGGGTGAACAATAAATTTTCTGATCACTTTATTGTGAGCATATTCTAACTATCCCGGAATACATGTGTCGTGTAATACAGATTTATACCCTTGGAAGAGCAGTGTGGACAGCCAAGGGTGAAACCCATGCAGCAGCAAAGAAAGATCTCATAAGCAGCCTGAAAATATTGGAAGCAGAGCTTGGAGACAAACCTTACTTTGGGGGAAAGACTTTTGGCATCACAGATATTGCCCTTATTCCCTATTACAGCTGGTTTTATACATTGGAGAAGTTTGGAAACCTGAAGATGAATGAGGAGTGCCCAAAACTTGTTGCATGGGGTGAAAGGTGCATGCAGAGGGAGAGTGTGTCCACAACTCTGCATAATCAGTATGAGACTTATGACTTCATTTTGGAGCTAAGGAAGAAGCTTGGAGTTGAGTGACCAGAAGCTTTGTGATTTTCTCTGCGCATCTCTTTTCCATCTTCattcaatgaaaaaaaaatataaattgcaGGCTTGCAGGATTAAGAAGAACAAATGTTACTTCAAGATATGAGAGTGATCCCCACCCTAGCTAGTTTTGAAGATTCAGTTTGTGATAACTTGTATGGTTACTAttatattcaaataaacacacagACGATGTTTAATATAATTTGCCCAGCACCATGCTTTCAACTTTCATCAAATTGGCAGGGTTGAGATACATATACTATCACAAAAAACATAGTGAAGAGATTTATAATTTTTGTTCGTCCCATTGAGTATTCTGCTTCGTTTTATTATTATATTGTCTGCACAGAGCCTTATTCATGTAGGATTTCTATATATGTTTGTGCCCATATGCATTTTGGTTGGCACTCATGCCTAGAAGAAATCCAGAGTTACATTTGTCCCCTCTATTAAATGCTCAAATCCAGAGCCAAAGAATTCCTCAAgtcaagtgatttttttttttgttggctaattatataattattttatctccttatccttatattttgaatatttttagtcttttaagtcactttcattttttttcgaCTCAAAGTAATTGACTTTTGTCGAATGAAATAAACCTAATCCCAGAACTAATACTAAAAGCAGGCAACTCTTTAGTCTTTAAGTCACTTTCATGAGTATTTGAAATCTCAAACAGTGTAAACTAACCATAGGATAATTTTATGCATGTCTGCGTCCATTTATCATTTTGGATTCAAGAATTGATAGAACCTAAAATATGTGGTATAGAGCCAACCATTTGCCCCTCTAATCGGATGTGGTTTAAAATGCTCACCTCAAATTTGTGCCTCTGTCTTCATGACCATCACCCCCATTTGTCTTCATCTCAGCTATTATTTTATCACCTTGTTTTGTTCCATAACTCgtcattatttttcttggttcaTTGTCCTTTTTCTCCTTTCAAGTTTATCTTCACTTCTCTACTTGCGGTTTCCCTCTGCATGCACTCTTCTCACTAGTCTTGCAGAGTTAAGGTTTGTCCCCTGCTTTTCACTTTGCTCTTTGCTACTACTGACCTTATTTTGCTTTGCCAGACTCACATGATCAACCAATCCAGTTGCAACTTCCAATTCTATGATTCTTATATTGCATAACTATTTGGGCTTCTGTACTTCCAATTTTGTTGGGTTCTTGCTTAATTTTTTAGGCTCTTATTCAGGGGTTATTGCTCTTTCCTTAATGATTTCTTTCTTCGAGTCTTTACAGAGTATTGATACATATGCCGTGATGCATATGCCCCCTTACGTAACAGATTTTGGATGCTTCGGAAAAAGGAATTTTTGTGTCTTAACTGTTGCCTTATATGGACAATTAGAGAATATTCTTGTTTTGGggataataaagaaaa
Above is a genomic segment from Coffea eugenioides isolate CCC68of chromosome 5, Ceug_1.0, whole genome shotgun sequence containing:
- the LOC113770461 gene encoding probable glutathione S-transferase, with amino-acid sequence MADEVILLDHAYSPPAVRVRIALKEKGIAFESKQEDFSNKSSLLLEMNPVHKQIPVLIHNGKPICESLIIVGYIDEVWNEKSPLLPTDPHDRAHSKFWADYIDKKIYTLGRAVWTAKGETHAAAKKDLISSLKILEAELGDKPYFGGKTFGITDIALIPYYSWFYTLEKFGNLKMNEECPKLVAWGERCMQRESVSTTLHNQYETYDFILELRKKLGVE